ATCATATCcaacttgactgcagtcctggcaacttcaccaactaaacctgaatcttccatgctcaccatagtatccatataatgcaaaatccgttcttgcatacttatcaaggaattgtaagtatctcttgtaacacacatggtatgaaaattgggtcttgtcaatttgcatctgtttcccttgtgtttccatccaaatgactctttccgttgaatccaattgattccttggagttttggtgcaactgaagtctccatactaaccaagagccttctcaaagtaagtagggaatactgcaaatctttgcccatgtatcttctcactatgccataattacataggaatgcatataataaggccaattccactgacatgtacacaacttgcagtaaacatgtatacacttgatttctgcttgtgacacacttgttttgagataaatgtctcaaagacacacaGGACGGGTATATACCGTGAGACTCCCCATTGGCCTGTCTTGTATCATTCAACAACCTCACTGAGTCTGGAAGCTGAAACTGTCCTATGGGGTCCAAGCTTGGCTGTGTACTAAAATGATATGTAGTAACATAACATTTCTCTTTGCAAAGAATGCATCCTGTAGCCTGAACATCACAACTCTCATCTGGGTACAGGAGAACAGATGTGTTGTCTGAAAGAAAGATACCAAAGGGATTCTGAACAATACAAGCCTCATCTTCAAACAGGAGAACAATTTCCTTTCCTGAGAGAAGGTGATTGGAGGGGTCTgttgcaagaagaaatctCAAAACACTAGAGGTTTCAGCAATCTGCCCAAGGCAGGACATGCCTCCAGTATCACAAAACTTGTCACTCATtgtagaaatggaaacatgGCATGTGGTGCAAGCACTGTGCAGGTGGAAGGCTTCCAAGCTTACTGCTGTGTGACTGACTTGAAGCACTATGTCAATGTAATCTCTCCATAAATCCAAAATGCTGGGCTGACCAGGGGATACTTTAGAGAAAGAGcagtttgccaagcttttcaatgttCCAATAAAAGGCTGTTTCTTTGCTGCTGGGGAATGTCTAGTACTTGCCTTCATAATAGTTGGCTTCATACTAATTGTCCTCACAAGTGGCTTGGGTCCTCCAGGATCCCAGGGCATCAGCAAAAAAGCTTTGAACTTGCTGACCAAATGTTGCTCCCCATAGTTAGGAGCATCCAGGGACTGGACTCCACTGACATTGCCTTGTTGACTATTGCTCATGTAGGCATTGAGCATAGTGGGGCCACACATATAGAGTTCCTCAATACTAGCTCCCCAGAGCATCCAGAGTAGGTCTACAAGGAATGCATAGTGGTAAGCAGGGTGAACTGTACCTTCAAGTGCCTTGAAGTAAGAATCTAGGTCACAAATCATCATGGGGTTGGCAAAGGTTTGCAGATTTTTGCTAGCAAAAACAATGGCAGGAcaatgtttgcatggaacatctGTTGAGTCATTCAATGTCACTACATGAACACCTCCTAGCTCCCAATCCTTAAACACCTCTGCAACAAAAGCCTTGAACATTTGTTTGTCAGCTTTAACTTGACTTGTCAAACAGAGGGCAGGACTATCTTCACACAGAACATCAATAGATTCATTCAATGTCAAGACATGTAAGCCTCCTGGCTCCCAATCCTTGAAAACATCTGCAACAAAATCCTTGAGCATTCTTGTGTCAACTTCACCTTGACTTAGGATTCCCTTGTATGCAGTAATATCATGTTGCTTCCCATGGTAGGAGGGTGGTGGCCAGGTGGTATGTCCTCTGTCTAGATCAAGGATTCTTTGTGAAGTTCCTTGTACTAGGCTTTCTAGGCACTCCCCATCCTGAGTTAGGACAGGACAGTTGACTAAGGTTCTAGATGTGGAACCGCTCAAACTCAATAAAACACAGGGAACTCTGTTCAATCTTCTAGATGCCCTCAAGAGTACACTAGGATTGACAATCTCCACATCCTGTGTACTAGAATGAAAGATGGTTTCAACTTGAACACAGGACACTCTGCTCAGCATTCTAGATGTGCTCAAGAGTACACCAGAATTGacactctccccatcctgtgtaCTAGGATGAGCTTCAGGCAGAACAAGGTCACTGGCTGTTACTTGGGTATAATGCATAGGTAGATGCAAAACAGAGACCAAGTATGGAAAGCCAATGAAATTTGGAGCAGCAGGCTTGATAGCAATTTCAAAGTTAGCTGCTTCAAATGCACAAAAACTAGATAGCTTTTGCATGACTGCAGTagattttgaagcaaacaGATGGTGATCAAAAAATAGActcttgttgcaaacaaacaattccatgattttccttttgtcTGCCTTGCAAGATAAAGTTTCACACTTTGCAAAAACATGGAGAGGAATAAAATGAACTTTTCCTTGATGCAAGATTGAACAATTCTCAAAACAACCATGGAGAATGGGAGTGCTGAAATTGGGATCTGGTTCTGGTGGTAACTCCTCCACACAATTTCGGATTTTATTGTGTGGGTTGGCATCATGCCATTGAGAACCCATCATGAGAAAAATACTGGGAGGATCAACCAACTTGTTAAAATCAATGGTGGCTTGGCTTCTAGCTGCCATCTGAGTTTCTCCAGGATCAGGAGGAATGCTGTTGTAGACCATGGTGGTATGTCTCTTCTGAAAGCATCCTGATTCCCTTGCAGAATTAAATGCAACACAAAGTAGACCAGTGGTGAAAGCACACTTCATGACAGAGACAAGGAGAGAActcttgtttgtttcagGAATCCATGAAGTACTCTTTGCAACACTGGGACAAAGAACTTGAttgaccaaatttttcgtAGGCACAACAGGAGTACTTGTTGTAGAAGAAACTGAATGAATGGTAAGCTCAGTGTCCTGATGGGCTTTCCCTAAACATTCTTGTACAGTGATGCTGTTCACAATTTTGCAGCTCACAACAACTCCATCAGAGTCAACTGGTAGATG
The sequence above is drawn from the Phaeodactylum tricornutum CCAP 1055/1 PHATR_bd_10x23 genomic scaffold, whole genome shotgun sequence genome and encodes:
- a CDS encoding predicted protein: MAAITRTVTFVVVVVLLFIEIQLMNHYRPSHNHTDGEIQHFLGCGSEKAYCSRNDSDAAGLEGSTESQRLPTEGGTYPSVAKPNPLRSSSTAAAREDIETMVLLKPNASTSIKKGKPVLFWHVGPHKTSSTAVQTFLYKMENVLKQRDNIVMPLHLPGKCSKHKAAANIAYCLVDYEEWPNSWDECRACESPRSVVSNDCGQVLTAFHQFVESARVNSQNILLSSEGFSIWTTAQIQRLVSKCFSDWDVRVIVYFRQWDEWLESVYFEWNRFKSLQIRHSLVDYFEDPGTLSCTAFQYSHANLVDTTLSESPRPYFLGVTGVENLLESPGFVDKFLRDYGFLRLGEVFDTKRPKDLNPDSGWNGNTHRLLVRSVERGCNTATLQNIVENEIESLRYVLLPTEDTVNRRSTGLLMGHVQLLRHFFRWIDTQSNTKGGPLDNLDLLSLTRGEFSLYRQSFTPYISSPPEFLWPRATALMTAVFRDNSKRENPYTGSIAEVLEDDHSPNNCHTLDKDVEQVIEPKHEVHQNEISLYPEHHLPSVALVNHHLPVDSDGVVVSCKIVNSITVQECLGKAHQDTELTIHSVSSTTSTPVVPTKNLVNQVLCPSVAKSTSWIPETNKSSLLVSVMKCAFTTGLLCVAFNSARESGCFQKRHTTMVYNSIPPDPGETQMAARSQATIDFNKLVDPPSIFLMMGSQWHDANPHNKIRNCVEELPPEPDPNFSTPILHGCFENCSILHQGKVHFIPLHVFAKCETLSCKADKRKIMELFVCNKSLFFDHHLFASKSTAVMQKLSSFCAFEAANFEIAIKPAAPNFIGFPYLVSVLHLPMHYTQVTASDLVLPEAHPSTQDGESVNSGVLLSTSRMLSRVSCVQVETIFHSSTQDVEIVNPSVLLRASRRLNRVPCVLLSLSGSTSRTLVNCPVLTQDGECLESLVQGTSQRILDLDRGHTTWPPPSYHGKQHDITAYKGILSQGEVDTRMLKDFVADVFKDWEPGGLHVLTLNESIDVLCEDSPALCLTSQVKADKQMFKAFVAEVFKDWELGGVHVVTLNDSTDVPCKHCPAIVFASKNLQTFANPMMICDLDSYFKALEGTVHPAYHYAFLVDLLWMLWGASIEELYMCGPTMLNAYMSNSQQGNVSGVQSLDAPNYGEQHLVSKFKAFLLMPWDPGGPKPLYTAKLGPHRTVSASRLSEVVE